The Pseudomonas parafulva genome includes a window with the following:
- the glcF gene encoding glycolate oxidase subunit GlcF — translation MQTNLSDSARTLERAEEAERILRACVHCGFCTATCPTYQLLGDELDGPRGRIYLIKQVLEGQPATTSTQSHLDRCLSCRSCETTCPSGVRYHDLLDIGRAVVEQQVPRPLGQRLLRHGLRFAMVRPAVFKALLRTGQALRPWLPAQAQQKVHLQKAADLMRPAVRHPRRVLMLEGCVQPALSPATNAAAARLLDRLGISVTPAPAEGCCGAVDYHLNAQAQGLQRARRRIDAWWPAVEAGVEAIVIPASGCAAFVREYAHLLAADPAYAAKAARVSSLCRDLVEVLGDAPVEQLAVPAGRRLAFHCPCTLQHALKLGGAVEALLIRLGFTLTPVTDAHLCCGSAGTYSLTQPGLSRQLRDSRLDALERGQPDEIATANIGCQVHLNGAGRTAVRHWVEIVEEALRHAEERAGANEG, via the coding sequence ATGCAGACCAACCTGAGTGACAGCGCACGCACACTCGAGCGCGCCGAGGAGGCAGAACGCATCCTGCGCGCGTGCGTACACTGCGGCTTCTGCACAGCGACCTGCCCCACCTACCAGCTGCTTGGCGATGAGCTCGATGGCCCGCGCGGGCGCATCTACCTGATCAAGCAGGTGCTCGAAGGCCAGCCCGCCACTACCAGTACTCAATCTCATCTGGACCGATGCCTGTCGTGCCGCAGCTGCGAAACCACTTGCCCGTCGGGTGTGCGTTACCACGACCTGCTGGACATTGGCCGGGCCGTCGTGGAGCAGCAGGTGCCACGACCACTGGGCCAGCGCCTGTTACGTCACGGCCTGCGCTTTGCGATGGTGCGCCCCGCCGTTTTCAAGGCCCTGCTGCGAACTGGCCAAGCCCTGCGCCCCTGGCTACCGGCGCAGGCCCAGCAAAAGGTGCATTTGCAAAAGGCGGCTGACCTGATGCGCCCGGCGGTGCGCCATCCGCGGCGTGTCCTGATGCTCGAGGGGTGTGTGCAACCGGCATTGTCACCGGCGACCAACGCCGCGGCGGCGCGCCTGCTCGATCGCCTCGGTATCAGCGTGACCCCTGCACCGGCCGAGGGTTGCTGTGGAGCAGTGGACTACCACCTCAACGCCCAGGCGCAAGGTTTGCAGCGCGCACGGCGGCGCATCGATGCCTGGTGGCCAGCCGTTGAGGCGGGCGTCGAGGCTATCGTGATCCCAGCAAGCGGCTGCGCCGCGTTCGTGCGCGAGTATGCTCACCTGTTGGCTGCTGACCCGGCCTATGCAGCCAAGGCGGCCCGGGTCAGCAGCCTGTGCCGTGACTTGGTGGAAGTCCTGGGGGATGCGCCCGTCGAGCAGCTGGCGGTGCCCGCCGGACGGCGCCTGGCGTTTCACTGTCCGTGCACTCTGCAACATGCCTTGAAACTGGGTGGCGCTGTGGAAGCGCTATTGATCCGGCTGGGGTTTACCCTGACTCCGGTCACCGATGCCCACCTGTGCTGTGGCTCGGCAGGCACCTATTCGCTGACCCAGCCAGGGTTGTCCAGGCAGCTGCGCGACAGCCGCCTGGACGCTCTGGAACGCGGGCAACCGGACGAGATAGCCACCGCCAATATCGGCTGCCAGGTGCATTTGAATGGCGCAGGGCGCACCGCGGTTCGGCACTGGGTGGAGATCGTCGAAGAGGCGCTCAGGCACGCAGAAGAGCGCGCCGGGGCGAACGAGGGATAG
- the glcE gene encoding glycolate oxidase subunit GlcE: MGTDQDASQALLEQVRQALDAGTPLRIQGSGSKAMIGHAVNGQVLDTRGHRGIVSYDPTELVLTARAGTPLRDIEAALQENGQMLACEPPHLGPGATLGGMVAAGLSGPRRPWSGSVRDFVLGTQVITGQGSVLRFGGQVMKNVAGYDLSRLLAGSFGCLGVLTEVSLKVLPVPRHCVSLRLGMDRSQALAALTRWSSEPLPLSGACHDGQALFVRLEGGEGSVASARQRLGGEYVDGEFWTQLREQRLAFFTQGSEPLWRVSLPLATGELHLPGRQWLDWAGAQRWLRTDAPAHVIHRIAEQAGGHALCLTPGQAPYPPLSEPLMRYHRSLKAQLDPKRIFNPGRLYPDL; the protein is encoded by the coding sequence ATGGGCACGGACCAGGATGCAAGCCAGGCGTTGCTCGAGCAGGTTCGCCAGGCGCTGGATGCCGGTACGCCCTTGCGCATCCAGGGCAGTGGCAGCAAGGCCATGATCGGCCATGCCGTCAACGGGCAAGTGCTCGATACACGCGGCCATCGCGGCATCGTCAGTTACGACCCCACGGAGCTGGTGCTGACGGCTCGCGCCGGTACGCCGTTGCGCGACATCGAGGCGGCGTTGCAGGAAAACGGTCAGATGCTGGCTTGCGAGCCACCGCACCTGGGCCCGGGTGCCACCTTGGGCGGCATGGTGGCGGCTGGCTTGTCCGGGCCCAGGCGGCCCTGGTCAGGATCGGTCCGTGACTTCGTGCTGGGCACCCAGGTAATCACAGGCCAGGGCAGCGTGCTGCGCTTCGGTGGCCAAGTGATGAAAAACGTGGCCGGGTATGACCTTTCACGGTTGCTGGCAGGCAGTTTCGGCTGCCTGGGTGTGCTGACCGAGGTGTCGCTTAAAGTCCTGCCCGTGCCGCGGCACTGCGTAAGCCTGCGCCTTGGAATGGATCGGAGCCAGGCCTTGGCCGCGCTCACGCGCTGGAGCTCGGAACCACTGCCGCTCAGTGGTGCCTGCCACGATGGACAAGCATTGTTCGTGCGCCTGGAAGGTGGCGAGGGTTCGGTAGCGTCGGCCCGCCAGCGCCTGGGGGGCGAGTACGTGGACGGCGAGTTCTGGACGCAACTGCGTGAGCAGCGCCTGGCATTCTTCACCCAGGGCAGCGAGCCCTTGTGGCGTGTGTCGCTGCCCCTCGCAACAGGGGAACTGCACCTGCCGGGACGCCAATGGCTGGACTGGGCAGGCGCCCAGCGCTGGCTGCGGACAGACGCCCCAGCCCATGTCATTCACCGCATCGCCGAACAGGCGGGTGGCCACGCGCTGTGCCTCACCCCAGGCCAGGCCCCCTACCCGCCCTTGTCAGAGCCGCTGATGCGCTACCACCGGAGCCTCAAGGCCCAACTGGACCCCAAGCGTATCTTCAATCCTGGCCGTCTGTACCCGGACCTCTGA